A section of the Candidatus Eremiobacterota bacterium genome encodes:
- a CDS encoding HEPN domain-containing protein yields MTLRPKPTIQKALISSTSRFVGEYEKNGMLLAHAWPDFYDRTASTRWFEGPLSRSAFVFIFETPPLIEKSGPVPDYSPMGDLICAYLAVLFGKRFDFHGIIESRGLFHFPNLKQFEHLCDHHLPQNSHSPRVDFPVPLELGQFSRIERLLLAPLPDIKFLRTFQGATKFYLQALRNIEYDPEIAYLHLITAGEILSNYYDYRTEALLDTQTLKVLSKIQEELVNGDRVAKFISKKLLQVKRRFVETIIGLVEKDFFQHSEAKEPFAGLKESSFRDTISAAYDLRSRYVHTGIPFRNLVSHYISGMNNEIMIGKPVVEDKEFGKILAKVPTYLGLERIIRYCLLRFAQLNNAYIEPSIV; encoded by the coding sequence ATGACACTGCGCCCAAAGCCAACTATACAAAAGGCGCTTATCTCAAGTACAAGCCGTTTTGTCGGTGAGTATGAGAAAAATGGCATGTTATTGGCCCATGCTTGGCCTGATTTTTATGACCGAACAGCATCAACTCGATGGTTTGAGGGTCCTTTATCTCGCAGTGCATTTGTTTTTATCTTTGAGACTCCTCCACTGATTGAAAAGTCGGGCCCTGTTCCCGATTATTCTCCAATGGGGGATTTGATCTGTGCATATCTTGCTGTATTATTTGGTAAACGCTTTGATTTTCATGGGATTATCGAAAGCAGAGGGCTTTTTCATTTCCCGAACCTTAAACAGTTTGAGCATCTTTGCGATCACCATCTGCCTCAAAATTCACACTCTCCCCGGGTTGATTTTCCTGTTCCTCTCGAATTAGGGCAGTTTTCAAGAATAGAACGGCTTCTTCTTGCTCCCCTACCTGACATTAAATTTCTCAGAACATTCCAAGGGGCTACCAAATTCTATCTTCAGGCGTTACGGAATATTGAATATGATCCAGAGATCGCATATCTTCACCTTATAACGGCCGGTGAAATATTGTCAAATTATTACGATTATAGAACAGAGGCATTGCTTGATACTCAGACCCTAAAAGTATTGTCAAAAATACAAGAGGAATTAGTAAATGGAGACCGAGTTGCTAAATTTATCTCAAAGAAGCTTCTTCAGGTAAAAAGAAGATTTGTTGAAACAATTATTGGTCTCGTAGAAAAAGATTTTTTTCAGCATTCAGAAGCGAAAGAGCCATTCGCAGGATTAAAGGAGTCCTCCTTTAGGGATACAATATCTGCTGCTTATGATCTGCGCAGCAGATATGTTCACACAGGAATACCTTTCAGGAATTTGGTTTCTCATTATATTTCAGGCATGAACAATGAAATTATGATAGGGAAGCCCGTTGTAGAAGACAAAGAGTTCGGTAAAATTCTTGCAAAGGTCCCAACATACTTAGGTCTTGAAAGAATTATACGTTATTGCCTGTTACGTTTTGCTCAATTGAATAATGCATATATTGAGCCTAGCATTGTATAA
- a CDS encoding toll/interleukin-1 receptor domain-containing protein, with protein MATIREYFERDAPSHTMGARRSHEITTPQGETIVVESRVQLDFFAGAKYVFFFLPGSKNSIGLASYVISSLCLNIANDLDNQIEASYTFNEDIAISSSDLLFTGRMFLYIDSLIEPAQKTALVELAAQHGLALKIRDNAYAFIRTSNETPRAFISHDSRDKEAIARPLALKLSSLLCPVWYDEFSLIAGARLRESIEKGIRECRKCIVILSPNFLRNERWSKVEFNSAFTREIVECQDVILPIWSGITVKDVYDYCPSLADRLALNWEDGVDNVAGKLYRVLTL; from the coding sequence GTGGCGACAATTCGGGAATACTTCGAGCGAGACGCGCCTTCTCATACGATGGGCGCAAGGCGTTCTCATGAAATTACAACACCCCAAGGTGAAACCATTGTTGTAGAATCACGTGTCCAGTTGGACTTTTTCGCAGGTGCAAAATATGTTTTCTTTTTTCTGCCAGGTTCTAAAAATTCTATTGGTTTAGCTTCATATGTGATTTCTTCGCTTTGTCTTAATATTGCCAATGATCTAGATAACCAGATAGAGGCCAGTTATACATTCAATGAGGACATTGCAATTTCATCATCAGATCTTTTATTCACCGGGCGCATGTTTCTTTATATTGATTCTTTAATCGAGCCAGCACAAAAAACGGCACTTGTTGAACTTGCTGCACAGCATGGTCTGGCATTAAAAATACGTGATAATGCTTATGCGTTTATTCGAACGTCGAATGAAACTCCACGAGCCTTTATTTCTCATGATTCTCGCGACAAAGAAGCCATTGCAAGGCCACTAGCTTTAAAACTGTCTAGCCTTCTTTGCCCAGTCTGGTATGATGAATTTTCTCTTATTGCAGGAGCTCGGCTTCGTGAGTCGATAGAAAAAGGTATCAGAGAGTGCCGAAAGTGTATCGTGATTCTTTCTCCAAATTTTCTCCGAAACGAAAGATGGTCAAAGGTGGAGTTTAATTCAGCGTTTACTCGGGAAATTGTCGAGTGTCAGGATGTTATCTTGCCTATATGGTCGGGTATTACGGTAAAGGATGTCTATGATTACTGTCCTAGCTTGGCAGATCGCCTTGCTCTCAATTGGGAGGACGGTGTAGACAATGTCGCCGGGAAGTTGTATCGTGTTCTCACCTTATAA
- a CDS encoding DUF2188 domain-containing protein, with translation MVRKKYHVVPHNSTWAVKEEHLPDPLSTHRTKEEAVAAARALAKQSQPAQVFVHGEDGKIQEEYTYGSDPHESPG, from the coding sequence ATGGTCAGGAAGAAATACCACGTCGTCCCCCACAATTCCACCTGGGCGGTGAAGGAAGAGCACCTTCCCGATCCCCTGAGCACCCATCGCACCAAGGAAGAAGCCGTGGCCGCCGCCAGAGCCCTGGCAAAGCAGTCCCAGCCTGCCCAAGTGTTTGTTCACGGTGAGGACGGCAAGATCCAGGAAGAATACACCTACGGAAGCGATCCCCACGAGAGCCCGGGGTAG